The stretch of DNA CGAACACGCCAAGAGAAGGCATACCGCGACCCCACGCACGCCCCAGGGGGCGTGTCGGCGTTGGCGACGTCGCTTGCGCGACGCGGCGTTGCTGTCCGTGCGAGGTGCGGACCGCATCGGACTTCCTTGCCCAAGCGGTGAGGGGGTCAGTCGGCAATAGCCGCGGAGTTTAGGAGTCGCCGCCCGGCGGGGCCACGCCGGATTCGGCGGGATTTTTCTGCAACGCTAGCAACTCGGCGACGACCTCTTCTTGCAGCGACGCCACGTCGTTCTGCTCCCAACGATCGTCGGGTTTGACATAGAGTTCAGCGGCTTCGGCGTTGTCAGCTGGCGCCCTCAGCATCCACTCGCCAGCAAGCACAGCGCGCGAACCTGGCGAGTCTAGGATAACCACGCCGCTCGCCGGCTTAGCCCGTGCTAGCAGGGCGCCAACAGCCGCGTCGAGCGTCGTCGCCTTCGCCGAGCGAGCGAAGCGGGAGTTGAGGTCGGGCTCACGCACCAGGAGCGGCACGTGCTGCTGCTCGCTGTAGAGCCGCGTATCGACGCCGCCGATGCGGCCGTGCTCGCCGAGCGGAAAACCACGCAGACCGAAGACAATGAGCCGATAGTCTTCGCCTTCGTAGAGGCCTTCGATCAGCTCGAGGCATCCACCAACGCTTGGGTCGAGAGTCATCACTTCCGCGGCGTAGCGACACGAAGCGGAGAAACGCTCGTCGTCGTCATCGGAATGCAAGTCGGGCCGTGTGACCGAGGGAACGACCTGCGGATCATCGTCATCGATCAGAGGCGCCATGAGTTCCGCAGGCGCCTCCCAGGGGCCGTAAAGCCCACGTGCATGCAGCCAGATGAGACGCGCGCCGGCTTCCTTGGCGTCGAAGATCGGCTCGATCATCGCCGCCCAACTCGCCGCCGTTTGGGTGTCTTCGATCCTTGCCGCTACTTCACCAAAGTTGATCGGGTCGATCTCGACCACCTTTCCGAAACGCTGGCTGATCGGCGCCGTCGTTGATGCGTCGTTCGTGACGAGCACCGAACCCTCCGCCGTCACCTGCCGCGCCAACGCGGCGTAGAAATCGGCGGGGTCGGGCGTCCGCGCGTACACCCACTCGTAAGTGCACGCCTCGGCGGCGAGAGCGTCGAACGCCGGCGTCTCGTAGGCAGTTTGGCCGTACGCGCCGAGAGCCGACGCGCGGAGGCCGTCGATGGCGACGACGATAGTGGGGATCGCTTCCATGCGGGGGAGTCTAGCCGATCGGGGCGCAAGCGATCAGGCCGTGGGACGTTGATCCTGGCGCACTCCGGGAGCTGACGCTTCCCGGCTCGCAGGCAGCTCAAACGATTTCGCCACACGGTACTCGCTTCATGCGAGCCGGGAAGCGTCAGCTCCCGGAGCGACCCACCGAATAGCTCCGCCGGTACTCACCCCACACCAGACGGGGAAACTCCCAAGCATCACGGGCGTAACGGCCGGCGAGGCGGCGCGGTTCGCTGGCGAGGCGGTGGGCCCATTCGAGACCGCAGCGTTGCATCCACCGCGGCGAGCGGCGTTTCTCGCCGGCAAGAAAATCGATCGTCGCGCCGACGCACAACGCCACTTTCGCTTCAATTCGCTGATGGAAGCGGCTGACCCACAGCTCTTGCTTCGGCGCGCCGAGCCCCACGAGCAATACGTCGGGCTTGGCTTCGGCGATCAGGGCGAGGATTCGTTCGCACTCGGCGTTGTCCTTCTCGAAGCCGAGCGGCGGACAGTACGTGCCAACGGGATCGACGCCCGGCCACTGCTGGCCGATGCGGAACGCCGCGCGGTCGGCGACGCCGGGGCCGGCGCCGAGCAGGAAGACGCGCACGCGACGCTCGCCTTCGTGCGAGGCGGCGTCGGCGGCGGCGATCAGGCCCGGCGCGAGGTCGCTGCCGGCGACGCGCTCGGGAAGCTTCTTGCCGAACAGCCCCGATACCGCCACCAGCGGCGCGCCGTCGGCGACGACCATCGCGGCGTCACGGTACGCGTCGCGCAGCGCGGCGTCGTGCTGGTACATGACGGCGTGGTCGAGGTTCGGAGTTACGATGTAACGGCACGGACCGTCGAACGAATCATCGAGCGCCCAGTCGAGTACGCGCTGGGTCGCTTGATAAAGGTTCAGTCGATCGATCGTCATACCGAACAGCTTGACCCTATCCTTCGCGCCGTCATCGCTAGTTGCTTCGGAGATCATGGAGTTCACTGTTGAGAGAGAACTGAGCGGAGAGGAGGAGTGTGCCGCCGTGTTAGGCGACGGCTTGTTGGGGCGGGGCGTCGGCGACAGACGGGAAGGGGAGGGCGTCGTCGGATTCAATCGCCGAGCGGTCGGCGTTGAGCCAACACCCCGTAGCGGCGCCGGCGACGGTGAAGAGCAGCCATTGCTCGCTGTGGATCAGCGACAAGTCGTGGAACAATGCGGACGGCAGGTAATTCACCACCGCGCCGAGGCACAACAGGCCGAGACGGTTGCAGTCGGACGACAGCGTCATGTCGTGCGCGAGGCGCCAACCGACCCAAGCCATGCCGGCGAGCACCGCCAGGAAGGCGAAGAGGCCGAGCATGCCGGTCTCGACCAAGAGGCCGAGCAGCGTGTTGTGGTGGTGCAGCGGGCGGATCGATTCGAGCTCGAAAGACTGCCGGCGGTCGGTGAGGTACGGCAGCTTCTTGTCGTAGAAACGGCCGAAGCCCACCCCCCACAGCGGCGTGTCCTTAAACATCTGCGCAGAGACGTACGCGAACGCCTCACGCTGCTGGACCGAGTGGGCCGAGACAGCGCCGGAGTCTTCGCGTTTCAATTCGACGATGGCGTCTTTGCCGACGACGAGTAACAACACGCCGAGGACGCTCGCCGTGACGAACGCCGGCTTCCGCCACACCCGTGGCAGTTGCAAGCACGTCACCACGAGCACCGCGCCCATCAGCCCAAGCCACGTCGAGCGTGTGAACGTGAGTACGACTCCCAACGCCATCAACCCACAGGCTCCGAACCAGAAGAGCTGCATCGGGCGGCTGGCGCGAGGGATGAGCAGCCACGCCGCGGTGCAGCAGACGACGAGATGGACGCCGAGGCTCACCGAGTTGAGCGCCGGGCCGCGGGCGCGGCCGAAGTGGAGGCCGAGTTCGGGGTTGGCGATATACTTCGGGAAGACGAGTGACCAGACGCCGGCGGTTTCGAGCAACGCCGTGACGCCGAGATAAACGCCCAGGCACGCCAAAAGCGTCATCAGCCACCGCGCGGCGGGGCCGTCGATCACCGAGGTCCGCAGCACCGCGTACAGCGCCGCCGGCGCCCAGAAGCTAACGACTAAGCGGAAGAGTGGTGACGTGGGCAGCTCGACGCTATCACCGGGTTTGTTGAGCAGGCAGCTGATCGTCAGGTAGCCGCACAACAGGGCGATCGACCAGTCGAGGCCGATCGGCACGGGACGGGGCGCCTGGCCGACCCAGAGCCGCCACGCCGCCAGACCAACGACGGCGACGAGCGCCAGACGCTCGAGCGTCAGCGGGATCGGTCCGGCGTCGGCGTGCCAGAAGTCGTAGCCGAGCACGTAACCCACGAGGACAACGCCCACGACCTGAGTGACGACCGATAGCTTCGGCGCCCGCGCTGCCAACAGCAGAGCGACCGCCAGGCCGGCGAGTAGCGCAGGGACGAGCATCGAACGAGTAGTGAGACGAGTAGTCGCCCGACGATCGCCGAGCGTTTTTCAAACCTAAGTCGGGCGCCCTCCCTCGGCCTCAATCGCGGGCGGAAGCCGCGGCGAAACGGGGACCACCTCTGCCGATGTTGCTTCAAGCGCCGAGGCTGCGGACCTGCGGGGTCACGATGGTCGAGACGGTCGTGAGGGGAAGCGCTTCGCGACGCGTCCGCGGATCGGGGGCCGGGGCGGCGGCGGGGGTGACACGGCCGTTGGTCGTGGACGTGGGGTTCGGTCTCGCGGCAGCCGCGGGGGATGTCGCCGCCGTGCGGTTGACGGTGGCCGGCGCTGGCTCGGGGCGCGGGGCGTAGAGGACGAAGACCAGCGTGGCGCCGAGCAGCAGCCCCGCTAAGCCGCCGGCGGCTGTTACCGTGGTGCGGCCGGCGCCGACGGGGTGAGCGCCCGTATCGACGCTATCGATCGGCGCGAGCAGACTCGACGAGTTGGCGCCGGCGAGGGCGGCTTTGGCGTCGGCGAGTTGCTTGAGCGACTTCTCGAGCACCGCGGTTTGGCCCTCGACGGTGGCGACGAGCTCGGCGTACTGCGAGCGTTGCGACGCCAGGCTTGCCGAACGGGCGCGGAGCGTTTCGATCTGCGAGGCGAGCTCCGCCTCGCGGCGCTCGGCGACTTCGAGCTCGAGTTCAACGCCGGCGATCGCCGTGGGCAGTTCAAGGACGAGCTCGCGCTGCACGGCCTCTTGGGCGTGACGGGCCGAGACCACCAGCGGGTGGTCCATCGTCCGCGTGCCGGCGGTGCGGGCGACGGCGAGCTGGGCGTCCACCAGGCCGTTCTTCAGCCGCCGCAGCGCGGGTTGGCTGTTGAGTAACGCGTCGGGCGTGGCGAGCAACCGTTTCGGGTCGTTCTTGGCCTCTTGTAGTTCGGCGAGCAACGCTTCGTTCTGCGAGCGGCGCTCGGCGTACCGGCGGCGGTCGGCGTCGATCGCCAGGACCTTCTGGCTGAGTTCGCTCTGCCCACCGCCGGGACTGGTGAGGTGACGCAATTCGATGAGGTCGGCGCCGATGCCCCCCTCGTACGCCGCCAGCCTTTCGGCCTGGAGGTGCAGCTGCTGGCGGGCGATGTCGACCGAGCGTTCGACTTCGGCGACCATGCTGCCGGCGCGTTCGTCACGCAGTTCGTTGAGTCGCAGATCGAGTTGCCGCGTCAGCGCCTTCACCAGGGCGATGGCGAGGTCGCGGTTGGGGTTGAGCACGCCGATATAGAAGACCTCGGTCTTGCCGAACTCGGCGCCGCCGGGGGGCGTGAGGCGCAGCTTGTCGCGGAAGTCGGCGATGTCTTGGCGCGAGGGCTCTTGGCCGAGCACCTCGGTCAGCACCGCCGTAACGACGCTCTGGCTGCGGGCCAGCTCGAGCAGCGTCTCTTGGACGGTCTTCATCTCCGACAAGTCGGTGAACTTGCCGAGGCGTTGCTCGGTGTAGCCGGCGGCGTCGCTGCGGATGACGAGGCCTTGAACGGCCTTCCAATCGCGCGGCAGGACGAACGTGCTCAGCGCGGCGAGCACGGCGCCCGCGATCGCCGGGGCGACGAGCAGCGTGCGGTGCGTTTGGAACAACTGCACCAGTCGGGCGGGCGTCAGGGTTGCGTTGTCGGTAGGCATGGGCGTCTAGCAAGTGGGGCGCACGGGAGATCGCGCGGACCTATTGAGCAACCTTAGTGCCGGACGGCGCGCCCGCTGCGGGGAAACGCCGAGAACCCCGGGTTCTGGCGTCGTCTGGCCGGGTAACGAGGGCTCGACGGGATGTAGCGCGGCGTAGGCGCGCGTTGCCAAAACGCAACACAAGGGGTGGCGGGGCAACGCCTTGGACTTTCCACGGGGCTCGCTTGCTAATCGCGCCCCGCAAGGCAGAGTTGCGGACGCTCGCCCCGGTTGCCGGGCGACCGGAAAACCTGCGCCGAAGCGAGGAGCCCCCCCGATGCCTATGAACATGCTTCGCCGCTCGCTGCTGAGTCTCTACCAGGGCGCCACCGCGTCGCTGCGGATGCGCTCGGTTCGGCAGTTGGCAGAAGCAGGACGGGCGCCGGTGGGCGTGTTGTTCTACCACCGTATCGCGGACACTTACCCCAACGAGTGGACGCTGCCGGTTGCGGAGTTCCGTCGGCAGTTGAACTGGCTCGCGAAGCGGTTCGATTTCGTGTCGCTCAGCGAGGCGCAGCGCCGCCTCGCCGACGGCAAGAGCCGCCGCCCCGCCGTGGCGATCACGTTCGACGACGGTTACGGCGAGAACTGCGAAGCCGCGATCCCGCTGCTCTTGAAGCGCCGGATACCGTTCACCTACTTCGTCTCGACGCGGATCATCCGCGACCAAACAGCGTTCCCGCACGACCTCGAAGCGGGCCAGCGTTTGCGGCCGAACACGATCACCGAGCTCCGCGCGATGGCCGACGCCGGCGTTGATGTTGGCGCGCATACGCGGACTCACGCCGACCTCGGCAAGTGCACCGATCCCGAATGGCTTCGCGACGAGATCGTCGGATCGATCGAAGACATCGAGCAGTGGACCGGCCGCCGGCCGCAATCGTTCGCGTTCCCCTATGGCCAGACCGACAACCTCACTCCCGAAGCGATGCGGGTCGCCCGTGAGGCGGGCGTCCGTGTCGTCTGCTCGGCTTACGGCGCCTACAATCTGCCGGAGCAAGTCTCGAAGGAGTGGGGACCGTTCCATCTGCGACGCATCCATGCCGATGCCGAATGGGTGCGGTTCGCGAACTGGATGACGTTCGACCCGCGGAAGCTGCTGGCTATCGATCCGATCAACGACGACGCCTACCTCTCGAGCGACAACGCCGATCAGGAAGCGACGCTGCCGATGGAGGCCTGTCGTGGCTGAGTCGGTCGTCAAAGAGCGGCAGCGGCGACAACGCATCGGGCTCAGCCCCGAGACGCTCTTGTCGAGCATCGTCCTGGTGCTTGTCGTTAACCTGGTGCAGCGCAGCGTTGGCTTTGGCCGGGCCGTGCTGTTCTGTCGCTGGATGGACCCGGAAGAGCTGGGCCACTGGGAGATGGCGTACAGCTTCCTGCTGCTCGCGGCGCCGCTGGCGGTGCTCGGGCTGCCGGGGTCGTTTGGTCGTTATCTCGAACGCTACCGCCAACGCGGGCAGCTGTGGCTGTTCCTGCGCAGAACGACATTCTGGACGTTCACACTCGCCGGCGCGACGATCGCCGTCATGGCGTGGCGTCGCGCCGACATGGCGCAGCTGGTCTTTGGCGGCGCCGACCGCGCTGGCTTGATGCTCGGCGTGCTCTGCTGCTTGGCGACGGTGATCTTGCACCACTTCCTCGAAGCGGTGTTCGCGGGGCTGCGGATGTTCCGCGTAGTCTCGGCGATGCACTTCACGCAGAGCATGTCGTTCGCCCTCGTCTCGCTATCGCTATTAGCGTTCTGGCGCGACGTGACGGCGAGCGTCGTGCTCGGCTACGGCATTGCCTGCCTGCTGTCGATCGTCGGCGTGCTGACGTGGGCGGCGCTGCGCGTGGACCGTTCGGACGACGCCGGCGACCCTGTCGCCCATAGCGAGTTCTGGCCGCCGCTGATGCGGTTCGCGGTGTGGGTGTGGGTCACCAACCTGCTGACGAACGTCTACGGCGTGATCGACCGCTACATGATCATCCACTTCGCCGGCTTCGACACCGACGAGGCCCTCGCCCAAGTCGGCAACTACCACACCAGCAACATCGTGCCGGTGCTGCTGATCTCGTTCGCGAACCTCTTGGTGGGGGCGATGACGCCGCACCTGAGCCACGACTGGGAGGCCGGCCGCCGCGACGCGGTGTCGGGCCGACTGAATCTGATCCTCAAGTTAGCGACCATGACGATGCTCGCCGCCGGCGTCGTACTGCTGACGGTCTGCCCGGTGCTGTTCCGTTTGGCGTTCGGCGACAAGTACGATACGGGCCTCGCCGTGCTGCCGTGGACGATGGCCAACTGCGTGTGGTTCTCGTTGCTACTAGTCGCGCAGCAGTACGTGTGGTGTGCGGAGAAGTCGCACCGCGCGACGCCGCCGCTTGTCGCCGGCCTCGTGGTCAACGTGATCCTCAACCTGATCCTGCTGCCGCCCCTGGGGCTGCTCGGCGCCGTCATCGCCACCGCAGCCGCGACGCTGCTGACTCTGCTCGGCCAGCTCTACGTCAATCACCGCACGGGGATGCAACTGCACCGTGGCACTATCCTGGCGATGTTAACCCCCGCATTGCTGATCCTCGGACCAGTTCCTGCCGCCATCGGCGCCCTAGCGATCCTCGTGCTCGCGATCGCCCGCGGCTGGCTCTTAACGCCGCACGAACGCCAACAAATCACCGCGACAGCGCTAGAACGCCTGAGCCGCTTCACCACAAGACTTGGGACGAGCCCCTAATCGGCCGCCCACGGATTCTCCCGTTTCCGCCTTCCGCCTTCCCCTTTCGCATGCTCCGCGTCGCCTCCCCGCTGCCCGTCCTCTTCGTCCAGACCAGCATGCCGGTCGGGGGCGCCGAGACGCTGCTGGTGAATCTGGTGCGGCGGATGG from Botrimarina mediterranea encodes:
- a CDS encoding alkaline phosphatase family protein, producing the protein MEAIPTIVVAIDGLRASALGAYGQTAYETPAFDALAAEACTYEWVYARTPDPADFYAALARQVTAEGSVLVTNDASTTAPISQRFGKVVEIDPINFGEVAARIEDTQTAASWAAMIEPIFDAKEAGARLIWLHARGLYGPWEAPAELMAPLIDDDDPQVVPSVTRPDLHSDDDDERFSASCRYAAEVMTLDPSVGGCLELIEGLYEGEDYRLIVFGLRGFPLGEHGRIGGVDTRLYSEQQHVPLLVREPDLNSRFARSAKATTLDAAVGALLARAKPASGVVILDSPGSRAVLAGEWMLRAPADNAEAAELYVKPDDRWEQNDVASLQEEVVAELLALQKNPAESGVAPPGGDS
- a CDS encoding WecB/TagA/CpsF family glycosyltransferase translates to MISEATSDDGAKDRVKLFGMTIDRLNLYQATQRVLDWALDDSFDGPCRYIVTPNLDHAVMYQHDAALRDAYRDAAMVVADGAPLVAVSGLFGKKLPERVAGSDLAPGLIAAADAASHEGERRVRVFLLGAGPGVADRAAFRIGQQWPGVDPVGTYCPPLGFEKDNAECERILALIAEAKPDVLLVGLGAPKQELWVSRFHQRIEAKVALCVGATIDFLAGEKRRSPRWMQRCGLEWAHRLASEPRRLAGRYARDAWEFPRLVWGEYRRSYSVGRSGS
- a CDS encoding O-antigen ligase family protein is translated as MLVPALLAGLAVALLLAARAPKLSVVTQVVGVVLVGYVLGYDFWHADAGPIPLTLERLALVAVVGLAAWRLWVGQAPRPVPIGLDWSIALLCGYLTISCLLNKPGDSVELPTSPLFRLVVSFWAPAALYAVLRTSVIDGPAARWLMTLLACLGVYLGVTALLETAGVWSLVFPKYIANPELGLHFGRARGPALNSVSLGVHLVVCCTAAWLLIPRASRPMQLFWFGACGLMALGVVLTFTRSTWLGLMGAVLVVTCLQLPRVWRKPAFVTASVLGVLLLVVGKDAIVELKREDSGAVSAHSVQQREAFAYVSAQMFKDTPLWGVGFGRFYDKKLPYLTDRRQSFELESIRPLHHHNTLLGLLVETGMLGLFAFLAVLAGMAWVGWRLAHDMTLSSDCNRLGLLCLGAVVNYLPSALFHDLSLIHSEQWLLFTVAGAATGCWLNADRSAIESDDALPFPSVADAPPQQAVA
- a CDS encoding GumC domain-containing protein is translated as MPTDNATLTPARLVQLFQTHRTLLVAPAIAGAVLAALSTFVLPRDWKAVQGLVIRSDAAGYTEQRLGKFTDLSEMKTVQETLLELARSQSVVTAVLTEVLGQEPSRQDIADFRDKLRLTPPGGAEFGKTEVFYIGVLNPNRDLAIALVKALTRQLDLRLNELRDERAGSMVAEVERSVDIARQQLHLQAERLAAYEGGIGADLIELRHLTSPGGGQSELSQKVLAIDADRRRYAERRSQNEALLAELQEAKNDPKRLLATPDALLNSQPALRRLKNGLVDAQLAVARTAGTRTMDHPLVVSARHAQEAVQRELVLELPTAIAGVELELEVAERREAELASQIETLRARSASLASQRSQYAELVATVEGQTAVLEKSLKQLADAKAALAGANSSSLLAPIDSVDTGAHPVGAGRTTVTAAGGLAGLLLGATLVFVLYAPRPEPAPATVNRTAATSPAAAARPNPTSTTNGRVTPAAAPAPDPRTRREALPLTTVSTIVTPQVRSLGA
- a CDS encoding polysaccharide deacetylase family protein, with the protein product MPMNMLRRSLLSLYQGATASLRMRSVRQLAEAGRAPVGVLFYHRIADTYPNEWTLPVAEFRRQLNWLAKRFDFVSLSEAQRRLADGKSRRPAVAITFDDGYGENCEAAIPLLLKRRIPFTYFVSTRIIRDQTAFPHDLEAGQRLRPNTITELRAMADAGVDVGAHTRTHADLGKCTDPEWLRDEIVGSIEDIEQWTGRRPQSFAFPYGQTDNLTPEAMRVAREAGVRVVCSAYGAYNLPEQVSKEWGPFHLRRIHADAEWVRFANWMTFDPRKLLAIDPINDDAYLSSDNADQEATLPMEACRG
- a CDS encoding lipopolysaccharide biosynthesis protein — encoded protein: MAESVVKERQRRQRIGLSPETLLSSIVLVLVVNLVQRSVGFGRAVLFCRWMDPEELGHWEMAYSFLLLAAPLAVLGLPGSFGRYLERYRQRGQLWLFLRRTTFWTFTLAGATIAVMAWRRADMAQLVFGGADRAGLMLGVLCCLATVILHHFLEAVFAGLRMFRVVSAMHFTQSMSFALVSLSLLAFWRDVTASVVLGYGIACLLSIVGVLTWAALRVDRSDDAGDPVAHSEFWPPLMRFAVWVWVTNLLTNVYGVIDRYMIIHFAGFDTDEALAQVGNYHTSNIVPVLLISFANLLVGAMTPHLSHDWEAGRRDAVSGRLNLILKLATMTMLAAGVVLLTVCPVLFRLAFGDKYDTGLAVLPWTMANCVWFSLLLVAQQYVWCAEKSHRATPPLVAGLVVNVILNLILLPPLGLLGAVIATAAATLLTLLGQLYVNHRTGMQLHRGTILAMLTPALLILGPVPAAIGALAILVLAIARGWLLTPHERQQITATALERLSRFTTRLGTSP